Proteins from a single region of Catenulispora acidiphila DSM 44928:
- the pdxR gene encoding MocR-like pyridoxine biosynthesis transcription factor PdxR, which produces MAKAWTGSRLDLHLDLQLDLQRDLSAAGPAKRRAALESALREAIRDGSLRPGVPLPSSRGLAEQLGLSRGTVTSAYGQLVDEGFLTSRPGSGTAVADVRDPKPPAASPHRFAAVRPEHDLRPGSPDLAAFPLRGWTAATRRVLAAARPELFGVGDPQGRFELRAALADYLGRTRGVQTSADRVVITSGYHQSVQLIARVLRSRGARTVAWEEPGHAIFRDLVAGAGMDVRPLPVDEGGAVVEALSDEGAAFLTPAHQYPTGVPLEPSRRRAVVEWARRTEALVIEDDYDSEFRYDRRPVGAMQPVATCEVVYCGSVSKTLGPGLCLGWLALPSRLVESFVRAKLETEPFSEGIGQAVLADFVASHAYDRHVRAARLRYGKRRERLVALLEEFPSLSVQGVPAGLHVLVTLPSEGPGESEIRAEGEARGLAVRGLAELYQNTEAARQGLLIGYAAATERAYPAALEALAGTLRAVGF; this is translated from the coding sequence ATGGCGAAAGCTTGGACCGGTTCGCGGCTAGATCTTCATCTCGACCTTCAGCTGGACCTCCAGCGCGACCTCAGCGCCGCGGGACCCGCGAAGCGCCGCGCGGCGCTGGAGTCCGCGCTGCGCGAGGCGATCCGCGACGGCAGCCTGCGCCCCGGCGTGCCGCTGCCGTCCAGCCGCGGCCTGGCCGAGCAGCTCGGGCTCTCGCGCGGGACCGTCACCTCCGCCTACGGCCAGCTCGTCGACGAGGGCTTCCTCACCTCGCGGCCCGGCTCCGGCACCGCGGTCGCCGACGTCCGCGACCCGAAGCCGCCGGCCGCCTCGCCGCACCGGTTCGCCGCCGTGCGTCCGGAGCACGACTTGCGGCCGGGCAGCCCGGATCTCGCGGCGTTCCCGTTGCGCGGCTGGACCGCCGCGACGCGCCGGGTACTCGCGGCGGCCCGGCCGGAGCTGTTCGGCGTGGGCGATCCGCAGGGGCGCTTCGAGCTGCGGGCCGCGCTGGCCGACTACCTCGGCCGGACGCGCGGCGTGCAGACATCGGCGGACCGCGTCGTGATCACCAGCGGCTATCACCAGAGCGTGCAGCTGATCGCGCGCGTGCTGCGGTCGCGGGGAGCGCGGACGGTGGCGTGGGAGGAGCCCGGACACGCGATCTTCCGGGACCTCGTCGCCGGTGCGGGCATGGACGTCCGGCCGCTGCCGGTCGATGAAGGCGGCGCGGTGGTGGAGGCGCTGAGCGATGAAGGCGCCGCGTTTCTCACCCCGGCGCATCAGTACCCGACCGGTGTGCCGCTGGAGCCGTCGCGTCGGCGGGCGGTCGTCGAGTGGGCTCGGCGCACCGAGGCGCTGGTCATCGAGGACGACTACGACAGCGAGTTCCGCTACGACCGGCGCCCGGTCGGCGCGATGCAGCCGGTCGCGACGTGCGAGGTCGTCTACTGCGGGTCGGTGTCGAAGACGCTCGGTCCCGGGCTGTGTCTGGGCTGGCTGGCGCTGCCGTCGCGGTTGGTCGAGTCCTTCGTGCGGGCGAAGCTGGAGACAGAGCCCTTCAGCGAGGGCATCGGCCAGGCGGTGCTCGCGGACTTCGTCGCGTCTCACGCCTATGACCGGCATGTACGCGCCGCGCGGCTTCGTTACGGCAAGCGTCGCGAACGCCTGGTGGCGTTGCTCGAGGAGTTCCCGAGCCTGTCGGTGCAAGGCGTTCCAGCCGGTCTCCATGTACTGGTGACGCTGCCCTCTGAGGGACCGGGGGAGAGCGAGATCCGCGCCGAGGGCGAAGCGCGCGGCTTGGCGGTTCGGGGACTGGCCGAGCTGTATCAGAACACCGAAGCGGCCCGGCAAGGCCTGCTCATCGGCTACGCGGCGGCGACGGAACGCGCGTACCCGGCGGCGCTCGAAGCGCTCGCCGGGACTTTGCGCGCAGTGGGTTTTTAG
- a CDS encoding ABC transporter permease encodes MKGLIWLTWRQHRWPIAVSAALTVILVVLMALTASDLGSLAAKCADHAARCQVAKTQSVPSHASYLMNTVVFLPVLVAVFWGVPLLAREFEQRTLPLAWSQDVSRDKWLAGKSTVMVVLVAAMGTALAAESEHLAHQFHAYTGESLFEGTQFQAGGWLPLTLGLAWLAVGIAAGAATRRVLVAIAVVGGLWIVRMVGMVQLRPHFATPVTMIKQFDLGRVGAGPAAPTASNDMSLSNGNVPFLDAHGGTHSPQQVMDGWCGSADDMNACLHQHGIIGTLDKFQPASRMGTFHLIENGMNLGLFVIALAVAWWCVRRTRTTVV; translated from the coding sequence GTGAAGGGCCTGATCTGGCTGACCTGGCGCCAGCACCGCTGGCCCATAGCGGTCAGCGCCGCGCTCACCGTGATCCTGGTCGTCCTCATGGCGCTCACCGCCTCCGATCTCGGCTCGCTGGCCGCCAAGTGCGCGGACCACGCGGCGCGGTGCCAGGTGGCCAAGACGCAATCCGTCCCGTCGCACGCCAGCTACCTGATGAACACGGTGGTCTTCCTCCCGGTGCTCGTCGCGGTGTTCTGGGGCGTCCCGCTGCTGGCCCGCGAGTTCGAGCAGCGCACGCTGCCGCTGGCCTGGTCGCAGGACGTCAGCCGGGACAAGTGGCTGGCCGGCAAGAGCACGGTGATGGTCGTCCTGGTCGCGGCGATGGGTACCGCCCTGGCCGCCGAGTCCGAGCACCTGGCGCACCAGTTCCACGCCTACACCGGAGAGAGCCTGTTCGAGGGCACTCAATTCCAGGCCGGCGGCTGGCTGCCGCTCACGCTGGGACTGGCCTGGCTCGCGGTCGGCATCGCGGCGGGCGCGGCGACCCGGCGGGTGCTGGTGGCGATCGCGGTCGTCGGCGGGCTCTGGATCGTGCGCATGGTCGGGATGGTCCAGTTGCGGCCGCACTTCGCGACGCCGGTGACGATGATCAAGCAGTTCGACCTCGGTAGGGTCGGCGCGGGCCCGGCCGCGCCCACGGCATCGAACGACATGAGCCTCAGCAACGGGAACGTCCCCTTCCTCGACGCCCACGGCGGCACGCACTCGCCGCAGCAGGTGATGGACGGCTGGTGCGGGTCCGCCGACGACATGAACGCCTGCCTGCACCAGCACGGCATCATCGGCACCCTGGACAAGTTCCAGCCCGCGAGCCGGATGGGGACGTTCCACCTCATCGAGAACGGCATGAACCTCGGGCTGTTCGTGATCGCGCTGGCGGTCGCCTGGTGGTGTGTGCGGCGGACGCGGACCACCGTGGTCTAG
- a CDS encoding elongation factor G gives MRYLNLGILAHVDAGKTSLTERLLHAAGVIDEIGSVDRGTTRTDSLELERRRGITIKAAVTAFPLGTASVNLVDTPGHPDFIAEVERTLGVLDGVVLVVSAVEGVQAQTRVLMRAIRRLGLPTVLFVNKADRAGADPERVLAEISAKLTPAAFPLGTIADAGTREARFVSDVPELRRLGLWSQLVADSRRGAVHPVYFGSAITGAGVPELMNGIEQLLPRSAEDSSAKATGRVFKVERGAAGERIAYVRMFAGSLKTRDRLPSGRVTGISVLSAAGGAPIPADAVSAGQIGVVRGLTRVRIGDRLGTRAGAGEAAATYFAPPTLETVVEPRDQADRGPMFAALTQLSDQDPLIGLRYDRDRAQTSLSLYGEVQKEVIQSTLAEEYGVAVDFHETTPICVERVLGVGKGLDVIKIGDNPFLATIGLRIAPAPPGSGVSFGLEIELGSLLPAFLTAIEETVRMTLASGLHGWEIPDAKVTLTRSGYWARQSHSHGTFDKSMSSTAGDFRALTPLVLMEALTEAGTEVCEPMHRFRLEAPSAVLGTVLPVLATFRAVPGSTTVAGETAVLEGTVPAARVHALGQRIPGLTGGEGVLESAFDHFAPVNGGEVPERARWDANPLDRKEYLMRVQRGV, from the coding sequence GTGCGGTATCTGAATTTGGGCATCCTGGCGCACGTCGACGCCGGTAAGACCTCCCTGACCGAGCGGCTGCTGCACGCCGCCGGGGTCATCGACGAGATCGGCAGCGTGGACCGCGGCACCACGCGGACCGACAGCCTGGAGCTGGAACGCCGCCGCGGCATCACGATCAAGGCCGCCGTCACCGCGTTCCCGCTGGGCACGGCCTCCGTGAACCTGGTCGACACCCCGGGGCACCCGGACTTCATCGCCGAGGTCGAGCGCACCCTCGGCGTGCTCGACGGTGTGGTCCTGGTGGTGTCGGCGGTTGAGGGCGTGCAGGCGCAGACCAGGGTCCTGATGCGGGCGATCCGCCGGCTCGGACTGCCGACAGTACTGTTCGTCAACAAGGCCGACCGCGCCGGCGCCGATCCGGAGCGCGTGCTCGCCGAGATCTCCGCGAAGCTGACGCCCGCCGCGTTCCCGCTCGGCACGATCGCCGACGCCGGGACACGCGAGGCGCGGTTCGTCTCCGACGTGCCGGAGCTGCGGCGGCTGGGACTGTGGTCCCAGCTGGTCGCGGACAGCCGGCGCGGCGCAGTGCATCCCGTGTACTTCGGCTCGGCGATCACCGGCGCCGGAGTTCCGGAGCTGATGAACGGCATCGAGCAGCTGTTGCCCCGGTCGGCGGAAGACAGCTCGGCGAAGGCAACCGGCCGGGTCTTCAAGGTCGAGCGCGGAGCCGCCGGCGAGCGGATCGCGTATGTGCGCATGTTCGCCGGGTCGCTCAAGACGCGTGACCGGTTGCCGAGCGGCCGGGTCACCGGGATCTCCGTGCTGTCGGCGGCGGGCGGCGCGCCGATCCCGGCGGACGCCGTCAGCGCCGGGCAGATCGGGGTCGTTCGAGGCCTGACCCGGGTGCGGATCGGCGACCGGCTCGGCACGCGCGCCGGAGCCGGCGAGGCAGCCGCGACCTACTTCGCACCGCCGACGCTGGAGACCGTGGTCGAACCCCGGGATCAGGCCGACCGCGGCCCGATGTTCGCGGCGCTGACGCAGCTCTCCGACCAGGATCCGCTGATCGGGCTGCGCTACGACCGGGACCGCGCGCAGACTTCGCTCTCGCTCTACGGCGAGGTGCAGAAGGAGGTCATCCAGTCCACGCTCGCCGAGGAATACGGCGTCGCGGTGGACTTCCACGAGACCACACCGATCTGTGTCGAGCGCGTGCTCGGCGTCGGAAAGGGCTTGGACGTCATCAAGATCGGCGACAATCCGTTCCTGGCCACGATCGGGCTGCGGATCGCCCCGGCTCCGCCCGGCTCCGGAGTGTCTTTCGGGCTGGAGATCGAACTCGGATCGCTGCTGCCCGCGTTCCTCACCGCCATCGAGGAGACAGTGCGCATGACGCTGGCTTCGGGACTGCACGGCTGGGAGATCCCGGACGCGAAGGTGACCCTGACCCGCAGCGGATACTGGGCTCGGCAGAGCCATTCGCACGGCACCTTCGACAAGAGCATGTCGAGCACGGCCGGCGACTTCCGGGCGCTGACGCCGCTGGTGCTCATGGAGGCGCTGACAGAGGCCGGGACCGAGGTCTGCGAACCGATGCACCGGTTCCGGCTGGAAGCGCCGAGCGCTGTGCTGGGAACGGTTTTGCCGGTCCTGGCGACCTTCCGCGCGGTTCCGGGATCCACCACGGTGGCCGGGGAGACAGCCGTGTTGGAGGGGACGGTTCCCGCCGCGCGGGTGCACGCTCTGGGGCAGCGGATTCCCGGGCTGACCGGAGGCGAAGGCGTCTTGGAATCAGCCTTCGACCACTTCGCGCCGGTCAACGGTGGCGAGGTGCCCGAGCGCGCCCGATGGGACGCGAACCCCTTGGACCGCAAGGAGTACTTGATGCGGGTGCAGCGCGGGGTGTGA
- a CDS encoding TIGR03086 family metal-binding protein → MTSTGFAALDASHHALRTVVGSLAAGDLGRPTPCTDWTVTQVLRHAAGDQLGFASFLDGGSGPEENPFTPSATPPQDPKAYVEQAVTRSAAAWSAVDPDTEEVAVPVPPNKLSARVGAGACALDAAVHAWDIAMAVGAPSPLTPELSAELLDVARQIVEPLRQYGAYATALTPQPGDDAEAELLRYLGRDPRWTAVAAA, encoded by the coding sequence ATGACCAGCACCGGATTCGCCGCCCTCGACGCCTCGCACCACGCCCTGCGCACCGTGGTCGGCTCGCTCGCCGCCGGCGACCTGGGGCGTCCGACCCCTTGCACGGACTGGACCGTCACCCAGGTGCTCCGGCACGCGGCCGGCGACCAGCTCGGGTTCGCCTCCTTCCTGGACGGCGGATCGGGTCCGGAAGAGAACCCCTTCACCCCGTCGGCGACCCCGCCGCAGGACCCGAAGGCCTACGTGGAGCAGGCTGTGACCCGCTCCGCGGCGGCGTGGTCCGCTGTCGACCCGGACACCGAGGAGGTCGCGGTCCCGGTCCCGCCGAACAAGCTGAGCGCCCGCGTCGGCGCCGGGGCGTGCGCGCTGGACGCGGCCGTGCACGCGTGGGACATAGCGATGGCGGTCGGCGCGCCGTCGCCGCTGACGCCGGAGCTGTCGGCGGAACTGCTGGACGTCGCGCGGCAGATCGTCGAGCCGCTGCGGCAGTACGGCGCGTACGCGACGGCGCTCACCCCGCAGCCCGGCGACGACGCGGAGGCGGAGCTGCTGCGCTACCTCGGTCGGGACCCGCGGTGGACGGCCGTCGCGGCGGCGTGA
- a CDS encoding arylamine N-acetyltransferase family protein — protein sequence MDFDLDAYLARIGYTGERTATAATLGALQRTHIYAIPFENLDPVRGVVPSLDLDDLTAKLVHGTTRGGYCYEHNTLYAAALRALGFQVTVLAGRVLVGAKPGDQRPRTHMLLLAETPDDPHRYLTDVGFGSEGALLDPMPLAPADVRDQPRHHRLSITPADSPLEQWVLRAFLDGQWRDQYSFTVEPFYAPDFGVINYYIASSPRSPFSSRVYACRTYPDRQLKLDARAFTVTQNDGTSVTRDLADDAEVRQVLADEFGIVAPPQA from the coding sequence GTGGACTTCGATCTCGACGCCTACCTCGCCCGCATCGGCTACACCGGCGAGCGCACCGCGACCGCCGCGACGCTCGGCGCCCTGCAGCGTACGCACATCTACGCGATCCCGTTCGAGAACCTGGACCCGGTTCGCGGTGTCGTCCCGTCCCTGGACCTGGACGACCTGACGGCGAAGCTGGTCCACGGCACCACGCGCGGCGGCTACTGCTACGAGCACAACACGCTCTACGCCGCCGCCCTGCGCGCGCTCGGCTTCCAGGTCACCGTGCTGGCCGGCCGGGTCCTCGTCGGCGCCAAGCCCGGCGACCAGCGGCCGCGCACGCACATGCTGCTGCTCGCCGAGACGCCCGACGACCCGCACCGCTACCTGACCGACGTCGGCTTCGGCAGCGAGGGCGCGCTACTGGACCCCATGCCGCTGGCGCCGGCCGACGTCCGCGACCAGCCGCGTCACCATCGGCTGTCGATCACCCCCGCGGACAGTCCGCTGGAGCAGTGGGTGCTGCGGGCGTTCCTGGACGGCCAGTGGCGGGATCAGTACTCGTTCACGGTCGAGCCGTTCTACGCGCCCGACTTCGGGGTCATCAACTACTACATCGCGAGCAGCCCGCGCTCTCCGTTCAGCTCGCGCGTCTACGCCTGCCGGACATACCCCGACCGGCAGCTGAAGCTGGACGCCCGCGCCTTCACCGTCACGCAGAACGACGGGACCTCGGTGACGCGCGATCTCGCCGACGACGCCGAAGTCCGGCAGGTGCTGGCCGACGAATTCGGCATCGTCGCCCCGCCGCAGGCTTAG
- a CDS encoding NAD(P)-dependent alcohol dehydrogenase, whose product MPTVNAFAAVSATAPLQPITIERREVGPRDVRIDIKYTGICHSDIHEVRGDWGECPYPLAPGHEITGVVSAVGAEVTRFSVGDRVGVGCLVNSCGQCKECERGQEQFCSVKAVWTYGDTDVDGTVTQGGYSTQIVVTDRFVVHIPDALPLETAAPLLCAGITTYAPLRRWGAGPGKKVAVVGLGGLGHVAVKIARALGAEVTVLSQTLSKKDAGLALGASDYRATSDPATFADLAGTFDLIVSTVSAPLPMDSYLLMLGVGGAMINVGAAPEESGLHLRILNRQRVLAGSLIGGIAETQEMLDFCGEHGIGAEVEIIAAEQINEAYERVLASDVRYRFVIDISTLA is encoded by the coding sequence GTGCCCACAGTGAACGCTTTCGCCGCCGTCTCCGCGACCGCCCCGCTCCAGCCGATCACCATCGAGCGCCGCGAGGTCGGGCCGCGGGATGTGCGGATCGACATCAAGTACACCGGCATCTGCCACTCCGACATCCACGAGGTGCGCGGCGACTGGGGCGAGTGCCCCTATCCGCTCGCGCCGGGCCACGAGATCACCGGCGTGGTCTCGGCGGTCGGCGCCGAGGTGACCCGGTTCTCCGTCGGCGACCGGGTCGGCGTCGGCTGCCTGGTGAACTCCTGCGGCCAGTGCAAGGAGTGCGAGCGCGGCCAGGAGCAGTTCTGCTCGGTCAAGGCGGTCTGGACCTACGGCGACACCGACGTCGACGGGACCGTCACCCAGGGCGGCTACTCCACACAGATCGTGGTGACCGACCGCTTCGTCGTGCACATCCCGGACGCGCTGCCGCTGGAGACCGCCGCGCCGCTGCTGTGCGCCGGCATCACGACCTACGCGCCGCTGCGCCGCTGGGGCGCCGGTCCCGGCAAGAAGGTCGCGGTCGTCGGCCTCGGCGGCCTCGGCCACGTCGCGGTGAAGATCGCCCGCGCGCTCGGCGCCGAGGTGACCGTCCTGTCCCAGACCCTGTCCAAGAAGGACGCGGGCCTCGCGCTCGGCGCGAGCGACTACCGCGCGACCAGCGACCCGGCGACCTTCGCGGACCTCGCGGGCACCTTCGACCTGATCGTGAGCACGGTCAGCGCGCCGCTGCCGATGGACTCCTACCTGCTGATGCTCGGCGTCGGCGGCGCCATGATCAACGTCGGCGCGGCGCCGGAGGAGAGCGGTCTGCACCTGCGGATCCTGAACCGGCAGCGGGTCCTGGCCGGCTCGCTGATCGGCGGGATCGCCGAGACCCAGGAGATGCTCGACTTCTGCGGCGAGCACGGGATCGGCGCGGAGGTCGAGATCATCGCCGCCGAGCAGATCAACGAGGCCTACGAGCGGGTGCTCGCCTCGGACGTGCGGTACCGGTTCGTCATCGACATCTCGACGCTGGCCTGA
- a CDS encoding ABC transporter ATP-binding protein translates to MSEFAIQTESLGKRYRKLWALKDFSVSLPANKVIALVGANGAGKSTLMSIAAGILPASEGELRVNGRVVLLSQEKPLYRSFTVADMLAFGRHLNRVWDQERALNWLGRFDIPLNRPCGKLSGGQQTQVAMAVALGARPSVLLLDEPLANLDPLARREVTGELLAEVADSDMTVVLSTHVVAELAGVGDYLLLLGQGRGKLDGDVEELLAQHARLTGPRADAPPVEGEIVQAQHTERQSTFVIRTLLGADTPLAEPWKAQPLTLEDLVLAYLKPHRSPGEEL, encoded by the coding sequence ATGAGCGAGTTCGCCATCCAGACCGAGAGTCTCGGCAAGCGCTACCGGAAACTGTGGGCGCTGAAGGACTTCAGCGTCTCGCTGCCCGCCAACAAGGTCATCGCACTGGTCGGCGCGAACGGCGCCGGCAAGTCCACGCTGATGTCCATCGCCGCCGGGATCCTGCCGGCCAGCGAGGGCGAGCTCCGGGTCAACGGCCGCGTGGTGCTGCTGTCCCAGGAGAAGCCGCTCTACCGCTCGTTCACCGTCGCCGACATGCTCGCCTTCGGCAGGCATCTGAACCGGGTCTGGGACCAGGAGCGCGCGCTGAACTGGCTGGGCCGCTTCGACATCCCGCTGAACCGGCCCTGCGGCAAGCTCTCCGGCGGCCAGCAGACGCAGGTCGCGATGGCCGTGGCGCTCGGCGCGCGGCCCTCGGTCCTGCTGCTCGACGAGCCGCTGGCCAACCTGGACCCGCTGGCCCGCCGCGAGGTCACCGGCGAACTGCTCGCCGAGGTGGCCGACAGCGACATGACGGTCGTGCTGTCCACCCATGTGGTGGCCGAGCTGGCCGGCGTCGGCGACTACCTGCTGCTGCTCGGGCAGGGCCGCGGCAAGCTCGACGGCGACGTCGAGGAGCTGCTGGCCCAGCACGCGCGGCTGACCGGCCCGCGCGCCGACGCCCCGCCGGTCGAGGGCGAGATCGTGCAGGCGCAGCACACCGAACGGCAGTCGACGTTCGTGATCCGCACGCTGCTCGGCGCGGACACTCCGCTGGCCGAGCCGTGGAAGGCGCAGCCGCTGACTCTGGAGGACCTGGTGCTCGCCTACCTGAAGCCGCATCGCAGTCCCGGGGAGGAGCTGTGA
- a CDS encoding metallophosphoesterase: MPVVIAHVSDIHIDAGPRAAERTRRVFDHLDALPADLDLVVLTGDIADHGLDSEYETVRQATATRHPLLVCPGNHDDREAFRRALLGVPASTGPINQVHRTDRFVVALCDSSIPKQDDGFLADETLAWLAAELDATPDGVPVLIGFHHPPVELHTPFVDKIRQFGEERLAEAVAGRQNVVALLAGHAHTAAATHFAGLPLLVAPGVVSTIPLPWEGERALHLDHQPSLAFHVIDDRHRITTHFRSIV, translated from the coding sequence ATGCCAGTCGTCATCGCGCACGTCAGCGACATCCACATCGACGCCGGTCCGCGCGCCGCCGAGCGCACGCGCCGGGTCTTCGACCACCTCGACGCCCTGCCGGCCGACCTCGATCTGGTCGTGCTCACCGGGGACATCGCCGACCACGGTCTGGACAGCGAGTACGAAACCGTCCGCCAAGCCACGGCGACGCGCCATCCGCTGCTGGTCTGCCCCGGCAACCACGACGACCGCGAGGCGTTCCGGCGCGCGCTGCTCGGCGTCCCGGCCTCGACCGGTCCGATCAACCAGGTGCACCGCACCGACCGGTTCGTCGTCGCCCTCTGCGACTCCTCGATCCCCAAGCAGGACGACGGATTCCTCGCCGACGAGACGCTGGCGTGGCTGGCCGCCGAGCTGGACGCGACGCCCGACGGCGTCCCGGTCCTGATCGGTTTCCACCACCCGCCGGTCGAGCTGCACACACCCTTCGTCGACAAGATCCGGCAGTTCGGCGAGGAACGGCTCGCCGAGGCGGTCGCCGGACGGCAGAACGTCGTCGCGCTGCTGGCCGGACACGCGCACACCGCCGCCGCCACCCACTTCGCCGGGCTGCCGCTGCTGGTCGCGCCGGGAGTGGTCTCCACGATTCCACTGCCCTGGGAAGGCGAGCGGGCACTGCACCTGGACCACCAGCCGTCGCTGGCCTTCCACGTCATCGACGACCGGCACCGGATCACCACGCACTTTCGCAGCATCGTGTAA
- a CDS encoding endo alpha-1,4 polygalactosaminidase: MKWDYQIGGAYAPPSGVRIVSRDSSASPAPGLYNICYLNAFQAQPDATGWWQSNHPDLLLKTSSGAPVIDENWNEQLLDVSTDAKRTAIAQIEGGWIASCAAKGFQAIEPDNLDSYSRSQSLLTADDDVALATQLARLAHAKGLAIAQKNTTEFLPRAHQIGFDFAVSEQCGKYGECGGYASTYADHVVDVEYDDAGFTAACHAYAGKIAIVDRDQDVSPAGSSSYVYKTC, encoded by the coding sequence GTGAAGTGGGACTACCAGATCGGCGGCGCCTATGCCCCGCCGTCCGGCGTCCGCATCGTCTCCCGCGACAGCTCGGCTTCGCCGGCGCCCGGGCTCTACAACATCTGCTACCTCAACGCTTTCCAGGCGCAGCCCGACGCCACCGGCTGGTGGCAGAGCAACCACCCGGACCTGCTGCTGAAGACCTCCTCCGGCGCGCCGGTGATCGACGAGAACTGGAACGAGCAGCTGCTCGACGTCTCCACCGACGCCAAGCGCACGGCGATCGCGCAGATCGAGGGCGGCTGGATCGCGAGCTGCGCGGCCAAGGGATTCCAGGCGATCGAGCCCGACAACCTCGACTCCTACTCCCGCTCCCAGAGCCTGCTCACCGCCGATGACGACGTCGCACTCGCTACGCAGCTGGCACGCCTGGCCCACGCCAAGGGACTGGCGATCGCGCAGAAGAACACGACAGAGTTCCTGCCGCGCGCGCATCAGATCGGCTTTGACTTCGCGGTCTCGGAGCAGTGCGGGAAGTACGGCGAGTGCGGCGGCTACGCGAGCACCTACGCCGACCACGTCGTGGACGTCGAGTACGACGACGCGGGATTCACCGCTGCCTGCCACGCTTATGCCGGGAAGATCGCGATCGTGGACCGCGATCAGGACGTGAGCCCGGCAGGCAGCTCGTCTTACGTCTACAAGACCTGCTGA
- a CDS encoding protein kinase family protein, with protein MPEEQLPLPHNRNNAVTRGVWRGEDGLIHKVLTHRRTDAPPQWASSADPRFWNYWRREADVYLSGLPDRLGLGAPKLVELRELPDGDLELLLEDVSGTHGGDLTLEDIAAVAFAMGQAQGSAHLPSEPWFSQGFLADYSTTRPADFSLLEDDSAWSLPLIAAHFPPELRAALVRLHRNRERLLTVMTRLPRTVCHLDLWPNNVIRRPDGAVALLDWAFTGDGAVGEDAGNLVPDSFFDWPLRPDFAEHLPDLVTEAYLDGLKAAGWSGDPRSAVLGIRASAVKYDWLMPWCLQAALEDRHRAYGSGEAVDPHVRYEARAAGLAICARWADEAVELADSLGL; from the coding sequence ATGCCCGAAGAGCAGTTGCCGTTGCCCCACAACCGCAACAACGCAGTCACCCGCGGCGTCTGGCGCGGCGAGGACGGGCTGATCCACAAGGTCCTGACCCATCGCCGCACCGACGCCCCGCCGCAGTGGGCCTCCTCCGCCGACCCCCGGTTCTGGAACTACTGGCGGCGTGAGGCCGACGTCTACCTCAGCGGGCTGCCGGACCGGCTCGGCCTCGGCGCGCCGAAGCTCGTCGAGCTGCGCGAGCTGCCTGACGGCGACCTCGAATTGCTTCTCGAGGACGTGTCCGGGACCCACGGCGGAGACCTGACGCTGGAAGACATCGCGGCTGTCGCCTTCGCCATGGGCCAAGCGCAGGGCTCTGCGCACTTGCCCTCGGAACCGTGGTTCAGCCAGGGATTCCTGGCGGACTACAGCACGACCCGGCCCGCCGACTTCTCCCTGCTGGAGGACGACAGCGCCTGGTCCCTCCCGCTGATCGCGGCGCACTTCCCGCCGGAGCTGCGCGCGGCTCTGGTCCGTCTGCACCGGAACCGCGAGCGGCTGCTCACGGTGATGACGCGGCTGCCGCGCACGGTCTGCCACCTGGATCTGTGGCCCAACAACGTGATCCGGCGTCCGGACGGCGCCGTGGCGCTGCTCGACTGGGCCTTCACCGGCGACGGCGCGGTCGGCGAGGACGCCGGCAACCTGGTCCCGGACAGTTTCTTCGACTGGCCGCTGCGGCCGGACTTCGCCGAGCACCTGCCGGATCTGGTGACCGAGGCCTATCTCGACGGATTGAAGGCCGCCGGCTGGTCCGGCGACCCGCGATCAGCGGTGCTCGGCATCCGCGCCTCGGCGGTCAAATACGACTGGCTGATGCCCTGGTGTCTGCAAGCGGCGCTGGAGGACCGGCATCGCGCCTACGGCAGCGGCGAAGCGGTCGATCCCCATGTCCGCTACGAGGCGCGCGCGGCCGGGCTCGCCATCTGCGCGCGCTGGGCCGACGAAGCCGTCGAACTGGCGGATTCGCTGGGTCTGTAA
- a CDS encoding GntR family transcriptional regulator: MIDFHVDRAGSVPAYAQLVQQVREALRLGLLHPGDKLPTVREVVTSCAVNAATVLKAYRELELSGLVEARQGAGTYVSGTLGGAADQAVMDELRGRLTGWVGDARTAGLEDDDMRALMTSVLAEPPGELTAEQRAASAPSQDRARR, translated from the coding sequence ATGATCGATTTTCACGTCGACCGGGCCGGCAGCGTCCCGGCCTACGCCCAACTGGTGCAGCAGGTCCGCGAGGCCCTGCGGCTGGGCCTGCTGCACCCCGGCGACAAGCTGCCCACGGTCCGGGAGGTCGTCACCTCCTGCGCCGTCAACGCCGCGACCGTCCTGAAGGCCTACCGCGAGCTGGAGCTCTCCGGTCTGGTCGAGGCCCGGCAGGGCGCCGGGACCTACGTCTCCGGCACCCTCGGCGGCGCCGCCGACCAGGCGGTGATGGACGAACTGCGCGGCCGGTTGACCGGCTGGGTCGGCGACGCCCGGACCGCCGGCCTGGAGGACGACGACATGCGCGCCCTGATGACCTCGGTGCTCGCGGAGCCGCCGGGGGAGCTGACGGCTGAGCAGCGCGCCGCCTCCGCCCCCTCGCAAGACAGAGCACGGCGATGA